One window from the genome of Polynucleobacter sp. MWH-Svant-W18 encodes:
- the petA gene encoding ubiquinol-cytochrome c reductase iron-sulfur subunit, whose translation MSDKPSMDKDRRNWLIATSAVGGVGAAAALYPFIDSFEPSERAKAAGAAVEIDITGMQPDEMRTVEWRGKPVWVIRRTPEQVAELSKLDSELADPDSLRDPAQFTPPYAQNQWRSIKPEYLVVVGICTHLGCSPNAKFEAGPQPSLPNTWPGGFLCPCHGSTFDMAGRVYKNKPAPDNLEVPPHMYLSDTKILVGDDKKA comes from the coding sequence ATGAGTGACAAGCCCTCAATGGACAAGGATCGCCGTAACTGGTTGATCGCCACTTCGGCAGTAGGTGGTGTAGGTGCAGCAGCAGCCCTTTACCCTTTTATAGATAGTTTTGAGCCATCAGAGCGTGCAAAAGCCGCTGGTGCTGCAGTCGAAATCGATATCACTGGCATGCAGCCTGATGAGATGAGAACAGTTGAATGGCGCGGTAAGCCTGTTTGGGTTATTCGTCGCACACCAGAGCAAGTTGCTGAACTTTCTAAGTTGGATAGTGAATTGGCTGATCCAGATTCATTGCGTGATCCTGCTCAGTTCACTCCACCTTATGCTCAGAATCAATGGCGCTCCATTAAGCCTGAATACCTTGTGGTAGTTGGTATTTGCACTCACTTGGGTTGTTCACCAAATGCGAAGTTTGAAGCGGGTCCACAACCATCCTTGCCAAATACTTGGCCAGGTGGTTTCCTTTGCCCATGTCATGGCTCTACTTTTGACATGGCCGGCCGTGTGTATAAAAACAAACCAGCCCCAGATAACCTTGAAGTGCCGCCACATATGTATTTGAGCGATACCAAGATTTTGGTTGGCGACGATAAGAAGGCCTAA
- a CDS encoding cytochrome bc complex cytochrome b subunit has protein sequence MAFHEKQVPADASAAQKLMAWVDSRLPVTEAFKRHMSEYYAPKNLNFFYIFGALAIVVLVNQIFTGIFLTMNYKPDAAKAFDSVEYIMREVPWGWVIRYMHSTGASMFFVVVYMHMFRGLIYGSYRKPRELIWIFGCAIFLCLMGEAFFGYLLPWGQMSYWGAQVIVNLFSAIPFIGPDLSLWLRGDYVVGDATLNRFFAFHVIAIPLILVGLVAAHILALHEVGSNNPDGVEIKDTLDANGHPVDGIPFHPYYSVHDVMYLGGFLMVFACIVFFAPEMGGYFLEANNFVPANPLQTPPHIAPVWYFTPFYSMLRATTSNFLLPLWIFLAVILGMFALKTKDLKVKGACAAIALALAGGFYLFDAKFWGVVIMGGSVVIMFFLPWLDHSPVKSIRYRPDFHKYIYGVFVVSFVILGYLGIQPPSPVFEKISQVCTIYYLGFFLGMPFWSTLGTFKPVPTRVTFKSH, from the coding sequence ATGGCATTCCACGAAAAACAAGTTCCAGCAGACGCCTCTGCTGCTCAAAAGCTGATGGCTTGGGTTGACTCACGCCTGCCGGTAACAGAAGCTTTCAAGCGGCATATGAGTGAGTATTACGCACCAAAGAATTTAAATTTCTTCTATATTTTTGGCGCCTTAGCGATTGTTGTGTTGGTAAACCAGATATTTACCGGTATTTTCTTGACCATGAACTACAAGCCTGACGCTGCCAAGGCGTTTGATTCTGTTGAGTACATCATGCGCGAAGTGCCGTGGGGCTGGGTGATTCGCTATATGCACTCTACCGGCGCCTCTATGTTCTTCGTAGTGGTTTACATGCATATGTTCCGCGGTTTGATCTACGGTTCTTATCGCAAGCCACGTGAATTGATTTGGATTTTCGGTTGCGCAATTTTCTTGTGCTTGATGGGCGAGGCATTCTTCGGTTACTTGCTCCCATGGGGTCAGATGTCTTACTGGGGCGCTCAAGTAATTGTGAACTTGTTCTCTGCAATCCCATTCATTGGTCCAGACCTATCCCTTTGGTTGCGTGGTGATTATGTTGTGGGTGATGCAACTCTGAACCGCTTCTTTGCATTCCACGTGATTGCGATTCCACTGATATTGGTTGGTTTGGTAGCAGCCCATATTCTTGCTTTGCATGAAGTTGGTTCCAATAATCCTGATGGCGTTGAGATCAAAGATACCCTTGATGCAAACGGACACCCAGTAGACGGCATTCCTTTCCATCCTTATTACAGCGTGCATGACGTGATGTATTTGGGCGGATTTTTAATGGTCTTTGCTTGCATCGTGTTCTTTGCTCCAGAGATGGGCGGCTACTTCCTTGAAGCCAATAACTTTGTACCTGCAAATCCATTGCAAACGCCTCCACACATTGCGCCGGTCTGGTATTTCACACCGTTCTACTCTATGTTGCGTGCAACTACCTCAAACTTCTTGTTGCCCTTATGGATTTTCTTGGCAGTGATTTTGGGTATGTTTGCCTTGAAAACCAAAGATCTTAAGGTGAAGGGTGCTTGTGCTGCAATCGCTTTGGCTTTAGCTGGCGGCTTCTATTTGTTTGATGCTAAGTTTTGGGGTGTTGTGATCATGGGTGGTTCTGTAGTGATCATGTTCTTCTTGCCATGGCTTGATCATTCCCCAGTGAAATCCATTCGCTATCGCCCAGATTTCCATAAATATATTTATGGCGTCTTTGTGGTGAGCTTCGTGATCTTGGGTTACTTGGGAATTCAGCCACCATCACCAGTATTTGAAAAGATTTCTCAGGTTTGCACTATTTACTATCTGGGCTTCTTCTTAGGAATGCCGTTCTGGAGCACGCTTGGTACATTCAAGCCAGTTCCAACACGCGTTACCTTTAAGTCCCATTAA
- a CDS encoding cytochrome c1, translated as MKRILQTLMGICQATVLVAALGLSLNANANEGGFPLDAAPNRVSNNASLQNGAKIFVNYCLNCHAASSMRYNRLRDIGLTDQQIKDNLIFTDAKVGDLMTISMSPKEAKAWFGKNPPDLSVEARARGTDWLYTYFRTFYKDDTTQTGWNNLVYPNVGMPHVLWQLQGERAAKFEEHKDPHDEGRMEKVFVGFEQLTPGTMKPQEYDDNIADLVAFMSWMAEPVQLERKRLGVIVLLFLAIFTILAWRLNKAYWKDIH; from the coding sequence ATGAAACGAATTCTGCAAACTTTGATGGGCATCTGCCAAGCCACAGTATTAGTTGCCGCCCTTGGTCTGAGTCTGAATGCCAATGCAAATGAAGGCGGCTTTCCATTAGACGCTGCACCTAACCGCGTAAGCAACAATGCTTCATTGCAAAACGGTGCAAAGATTTTTGTGAACTATTGCTTAAATTGCCACGCAGCATCTAGCATGCGTTACAACCGCTTGCGCGATATTGGCCTAACTGATCAGCAAATCAAAGACAATCTGATTTTTACTGATGCCAAGGTGGGTGACTTGATGACCATTTCAATGTCTCCAAAGGAGGCTAAGGCATGGTTTGGTAAGAATCCTCCAGACTTATCTGTAGAGGCTCGTGCGCGTGGAACGGATTGGCTGTATACCTACTTCCGTACCTTCTACAAAGACGACACCACTCAAACGGGTTGGAATAATTTGGTTTATCCAAACGTAGGTATGCCGCATGTTCTTTGGCAGCTACAGGGTGAGCGTGCTGCGAAGTTTGAAGAGCACAAAGATCCGCATGATGAAGGCAGAATGGAAAAGGTGTTTGTTGGCTTTGAGCAATTAACACCTGGAACGATGAAGCCCCAAGAATATGACGACAACATCGCTGACTTGGTTGCTTTTATGTCTTGGATGGCCGAGCCAGTCCAACTGGAGCGTAAGCGTCTTGGCGTGATAGTGCTTTTGTTCTTGGCGATCTTCACGATCTTGGCTTGGCGTCTAAACAAAGCTTATTGGAAAGATATCCACTAA
- a CDS encoding glutathione S-transferase N-terminal domain-containing protein, whose translation MMVLYSGTNCPFSQRCRLVLFEKGMDFEIRDVDLFNKPEDISVMNPYGQVPILVERDLILYESNIINEYIDERFPHPQLMPPDPVARARARLFLFNFEKELFVHVASLENEKGKAAEKNHEKARLAIRDRLTQLAPIFVKNKYMLGDEFSMLDVAIAPLLWRLEHYGIDLSRNAAALLKYAERIFSRPAYIEALTPSEKVMRR comes from the coding sequence ATGATGGTGTTGTACTCGGGTACTAACTGCCCCTTCTCGCAACGCTGCCGTTTGGTGCTTTTTGAAAAAGGCATGGATTTTGAAATCCGCGATGTTGACTTGTTTAATAAGCCAGAAGATATCTCGGTGATGAACCCTTATGGCCAAGTGCCGATCTTGGTTGAGCGCGATCTTATTTTGTATGAATCAAACATCATCAATGAATATATTGATGAGCGTTTTCCTCATCCACAGTTGATGCCGCCTGATCCAGTAGCCCGTGCGCGTGCACGTCTCTTCCTCTTCAATTTTGAGAAAGAGTTATTTGTACACGTTGCCTCATTGGAAAATGAAAAAGGTAAGGCTGCAGAAAAGAATCATGAAAAAGCGCGTTTAGCTATTCGTGATCGCTTGACACAGTTGGCGCCGATTTTTGTTAAGAATAAGTACATGCTCGGTGATGAGTTCTCAATGCTAGACGTTGCCATTGCGCCATTGCTATGGCGTCTTGAGCACTACGGTATTGATCTTTCTCGTAATGCTGCAGCACTCTTGAAATACGCTGAGCGTATTTTCAGCAGACCAGCCTATATCGAAGCATTGACCCCTTCAGAAAAGGTCATGCGCCGCTAA
- a CDS encoding ClpXP protease specificity-enhancing factor, whose protein sequence is MSDVPSNKPYLIRALHQWCTDFGFTPFIAVFVDARVEVPMEFVKNDEIVLNLSLEACHQLQMENDWISFQARFGGVPRKIMVPVSHVLAIYARENGQGMSFPFDPAKARDLHVADSGDQESEKPKAGRPSLRIVK, encoded by the coding sequence ATGTCTGACGTTCCAAGCAATAAACCCTATCTAATCCGTGCCCTACATCAGTGGTGCACGGATTTTGGTTTTACACCCTTCATTGCTGTTTTTGTAGATGCAAGGGTTGAGGTGCCAATGGAGTTTGTGAAGAATGATGAGATTGTTTTAAATCTCTCGCTAGAGGCATGTCACCAGCTGCAAATGGAAAATGATTGGATCAGCTTTCAAGCCCGGTTTGGGGGCGTTCCTAGAAAGATTATGGTGCCCGTGAGCCATGTCTTGGCGATTTATGCCAGAGAGAATGGGCAGGGCATGTCTTTCCCGTTTGATCCTGCCAAAGCCAGGGATCTACACGTTGCTGATTCTGGGGATCAGGAGTCTGAAAAACCCAAAGCCGGCAGACCTTCCTTGAGGATTGTGAAATAA
- a CDS encoding MFS transporter has product MNKINNLEKIKGSNSYRKIAIATCFGTFLEWYDFLTFATLAVVFGPLFFPSSDPSTGLLASLATFGVGMVVRPVGAAIFGSMGDRIGRKPVFMMTIALMGLATVSVGFLPTYAQVGIWAPILLVSLRLLQGLSAGGEIGGGAVYLTEHAGSKYRGFKTSFLQLMGPLGILFSTLQIAFLRQCLSPEEFLSWGWRVPFWISFFLLIIAFYTRRSLEETPIFLGLSKTQQKTVHPLLSNFRDPQTRKHMFLLFFCISAGGAVLFFCVQVYTAIFLKTSVKLPAGLVDQLSIYATLALFPFTLFAGWLSDKVGRRPVVICGLLLGAVFTQPAFEMLQSLSGQYLEAPNTNSTIILIGLLLTALSLSLALVIGPQTALLAELFPAKTRNSAATLPHNLAAGWIGGLLPLVITWLNQQWGNDLAGLWYPTIFLACAALIALLYLPETRNADLRL; this is encoded by the coding sequence TTGAATAAAATCAATAACTTAGAAAAAATTAAAGGTTCAAATTCCTATCGAAAAATAGCCATTGCAACCTGCTTTGGGACATTTTTGGAATGGTATGACTTTCTGACCTTTGCTACCCTAGCGGTTGTTTTTGGGCCCCTTTTCTTTCCGTCAAGCGACCCAAGCACAGGCCTTTTGGCCAGCTTAGCGACCTTTGGGGTTGGAATGGTAGTCCGTCCTGTTGGCGCAGCAATATTCGGCTCAATGGGCGATCGCATTGGTCGCAAACCCGTTTTCATGATGACCATTGCGCTGATGGGTCTCGCAACAGTCAGCGTGGGATTTTTACCCACTTATGCACAAGTTGGTATCTGGGCCCCAATCCTCTTGGTAAGTTTGCGCCTACTTCAAGGTTTATCTGCCGGTGGTGAAATTGGCGGTGGCGCCGTTTATCTTACCGAGCACGCTGGCAGCAAATATAGGGGCTTTAAGACCAGTTTTTTGCAGTTGATGGGTCCACTGGGAATTTTATTTTCAACATTGCAGATTGCTTTTCTGAGGCAATGCTTATCACCAGAAGAGTTTCTATCATGGGGATGGCGCGTACCTTTTTGGATTTCGTTTTTTTTACTCATCATTGCTTTTTACACTCGACGGTCCCTAGAAGAGACCCCTATATTTTTGGGGCTTAGCAAAACTCAGCAAAAGACTGTGCATCCATTGCTGAGTAATTTTCGTGACCCGCAAACTCGTAAGCACATGTTCTTGCTTTTCTTTTGCATCTCGGCTGGCGGAGCCGTCCTGTTTTTCTGTGTTCAGGTTTATACCGCAATCTTTTTAAAGACCTCAGTTAAGCTACCGGCGGGACTAGTAGACCAACTCAGTATTTATGCGACCTTAGCCCTTTTCCCTTTCACACTTTTTGCTGGCTGGCTATCAGATAAAGTTGGGAGAAGGCCGGTTGTGATTTGCGGGCTTTTGTTGGGCGCAGTATTTACTCAACCAGCGTTTGAAATGCTGCAAAGTTTAAGCGGGCAATATCTTGAAGCGCCAAATACCAACAGCACCATCATTTTGATCGGACTACTTTTAACGGCTCTCTCTTTGTCGCTAGCCTTAGTGATTGGCCCACAAACAGCTCTATTGGCGGAGCTATTTCCGGCTAAGACTCGAAATAGTGCCGCCACCCTCCCCCATAATCTTGCAGCCGGGTGGATTGGTGGACTTTTGCCGCTGGTTATTACCTGGCTTAATCAACAATGGGGTAATGATTTGGCAGGTTTATGGTACCCAACAATCTTTCTTGCTTGCGCGGCACTTATTGCACTTTTATATTTACCCGAGACCAGAAATGCGGACTTAAGACTCTAG
- a CDS encoding phasin family protein — protein sequence MNQAQITAKLSQMNSKGLEASFSLSEAALENAQKLAELNYAASKDVLVNAQDGIAQVLSAKDPKEVTELLSTETLQAASNQAVAYQKKVSKVLREGNKEFANVVDASIDQLQDGFQDWMNTFAANAPAGSDVFLSSFKTAYGSALQGFEQFRAASKEAFATAEKTTDQAIEAVQGQIAQVKKAATPASRARKSV from the coding sequence ATGAACCAAGCTCAAATCACCGCTAAATTGTCTCAAATGAATAGCAAAGGCCTCGAGGCCTCATTTTCTTTAAGCGAAGCTGCTTTGGAAAATGCCCAAAAATTGGCTGAGTTGAACTACGCTGCTTCTAAGGATGTATTGGTAAATGCTCAAGATGGTATTGCGCAAGTATTGTCTGCTAAAGACCCAAAAGAAGTTACAGAACTTTTGAGTACAGAAACATTGCAAGCTGCCAGCAATCAAGCAGTTGCCTACCAAAAGAAAGTTAGCAAAGTATTGCGCGAAGGCAATAAAGAATTTGCAAATGTAGTTGATGCCAGCATCGACCAGTTGCAAGATGGATTCCAGGATTGGATGAATACCTTTGCCGCTAATGCACCTGCAGGCTCAGATGTATTTTTGTCTTCTTTCAAAACTGCATACGGTAGCGCATTGCAAGGCTTTGAGCAGTTCCGCGCTGCTAGCAAAGAAGCATTTGCAACTGCAGAAAAAACTACTGATCAAGCAATTGAAGCGGTTCAAGGTCAAATTGCTCAAGTAAAGAAAGCAGCTACACCGGCATCACGTGCACGTAAATCTGTATAA
- the rmuC gene encoding DNA recombination protein RmuC has protein sequence MTFDLNSLLLFGLPFAVCAGLLVYALSLRSSLARAELQIQTEVALAFSLRAERDQALQNAIRLEAELDSERKQGLGRIESLNEAKEALTNQFKNLANEILEDKSKRFAEQNTASLDALLKPLQTKLTEFKEQVNTSYGNEARERHALKSEIERLANLNLRMSDETRSLTQALKGDSKVQGNWGELVLESILESSGLRKGEEYLVQDSHTQADGSRLQPDVVIKLPEGRSLVVDSKVSITAYARHAETTDPVIAEQELAAHIQSLRQHIQGLSGKNYSALYGAGSVDFVLMFVPIEPAFLLALKTAPNLYQEALSKNIVLVCPSTLMATLRTVAHLWRQDHQNRNALEIAKQCGNLYDKFVGFVEDLEKLGQRLDQAQTSYHDAFNKLKTGKGNLIRSAEKVRELGVKPSKNLSTPLIESSSDSE, from the coding sequence GTGACTTTTGATCTAAACTCCCTCCTACTATTTGGCCTGCCATTTGCTGTATGTGCAGGCCTTTTGGTTTATGCGCTCAGTTTGCGCTCAAGTCTTGCGCGTGCAGAACTTCAAATACAAACCGAAGTTGCTCTAGCATTTAGTCTCAGGGCCGAACGTGATCAAGCCCTTCAAAATGCCATTCGTCTCGAGGCTGAATTAGATTCTGAACGCAAGCAAGGTCTTGGACGCATTGAATCATTGAATGAAGCTAAAGAGGCTCTTACAAATCAATTTAAAAATCTGGCTAATGAGATTTTAGAAGATAAGTCAAAGCGCTTTGCAGAACAAAATACTGCCAGCCTTGATGCACTTCTTAAGCCTTTGCAAACCAAGTTGACTGAATTCAAAGAGCAGGTCAATACCTCTTATGGCAATGAAGCGCGCGAACGCCATGCCCTCAAAAGTGAAATTGAGCGCCTTGCTAATCTGAATCTGCGCATGTCTGATGAGACACGTTCCCTCACCCAAGCACTCAAAGGTGACTCCAAGGTTCAAGGCAACTGGGGCGAACTCGTTCTGGAATCCATCCTAGAATCCTCTGGCCTTCGCAAGGGTGAAGAGTACCTTGTGCAGGATAGCCATACGCAAGCTGATGGCTCACGTCTTCAGCCCGACGTAGTCATTAAGCTTCCCGAAGGAAGAAGTCTGGTCGTCGATAGCAAGGTCTCCATTACCGCTTACGCAAGGCATGCCGAGACTACTGACCCAGTAATCGCCGAACAAGAGCTAGCGGCCCACATCCAGTCTTTACGTCAGCATATTCAAGGGCTTTCTGGAAAGAACTATAGCGCCTTGTATGGCGCTGGCTCTGTTGATTTTGTTTTAATGTTTGTACCCATTGAACCCGCATTTTTATTGGCTTTAAAGACAGCGCCAAATCTCTATCAAGAAGCCTTGTCTAAGAATATTGTGTTGGTTTGCCCAAGTACGCTGATGGCAACCTTACGTACTGTCGCTCATCTCTGGAGACAAGATCACCAGAACCGCAATGCACTCGAAATTGCTAAACAGTGTGGCAATCTTTATGACAAATTTGTAGGTTTTGTTGAAGACTTAGAAAAGCTTGGGCAACGTCTGGATCAAGCACAAACCAGCTACCACGATGCCTTTAATAAGCTCAAGACTGGCAAAGGCAATCTGATTCGCTCCGCTGAAAAAGTTCGTGAGCTCGGCGTCAAACCCAGCAAGAACCTATCAACCCCCCTGATCGAATCCTCTTCGGATTCTGAGTAA
- the grxD gene encoding Grx4 family monothiol glutaredoxin produces MDTQAQIKEIVTSHPVVLFMKGTAQFPQCGFSGNAINILKASGVEKLHTVNVLEDAGIRQGIKEYANWPTIPQLYINGEFIGGSDIMTEMFQSGELQKLVKA; encoded by the coding sequence ATGGACACACAAGCTCAAATCAAAGAAATCGTTACTAGCCATCCTGTTGTCTTATTTATGAAGGGAACTGCACAGTTTCCGCAATGTGGATTCTCTGGCAACGCAATCAATATCTTGAAAGCTAGCGGCGTTGAAAAACTCCATACTGTGAACGTATTGGAGGATGCTGGGATTCGCCAAGGCATCAAAGAGTATGCCAATTGGCCAACCATCCCTCAGCTATATATCAACGGCGAGTTCATTGGTGGCTCAGACATCATGACTGAAATGTTCCAGTCAGGTGAACTTCAGAAACTGGTTAAAGCCTAA
- the prmC gene encoding peptide chain release factor N(5)-glutamine methyltransferase — MGQELRLRSLLGASVLPPNEARILMAHVLDVHYQLPRSALLSRDDLELNAKALESWKYLESKRIQGEPIAYLIGKRGFHNIELQVAPGVLIPRPETELLVEIGLREIKRLHHSAKVLDLGTGSGAIALAVASSARNAIVIATDQFSEALEIAKTNAKLLDLENQVQFLQGNWYQALDAETCFDIILSNPPYIAKQDPHLTQGDLRFEPISALTDQADGLECIRAIISDAKKYLTPNGLLALEHGFDQSDAVMGLMRAAGFADIQAHLDLAGHRRVASGRKADA; from the coding sequence ATGGGGCAAGAATTGCGCTTACGCTCTTTGCTGGGCGCTTCTGTACTGCCACCAAATGAAGCGCGCATTCTGATGGCGCACGTACTTGATGTCCATTACCAATTACCACGCTCTGCCCTGTTATCGCGGGATGATCTAGAGCTCAACGCCAAGGCACTAGAGAGCTGGAAGTACCTTGAGTCCAAAAGAATTCAAGGTGAACCAATTGCTTACCTCATTGGTAAAAGAGGTTTTCACAATATTGAGCTCCAAGTTGCACCTGGCGTCCTCATCCCCCGCCCTGAAACTGAGTTATTAGTTGAAATTGGTCTGCGAGAAATCAAACGCCTTCATCACTCAGCGAAGGTATTGGATTTGGGTACTGGCTCTGGAGCCATTGCTTTAGCAGTCGCATCTTCGGCACGCAATGCAATAGTGATAGCCACAGATCAGTTCTCTGAGGCTTTGGAGATTGCAAAAACCAATGCCAAACTTTTGGATTTAGAGAATCAAGTGCAATTTTTACAGGGCAACTGGTATCAGGCCTTAGATGCTGAAACTTGCTTTGACATCATCCTCAGCAATCCCCCTTATATTGCCAAACAAGATCCGCACTTGACTCAGGGTGACCTTCGCTTTGAGCCTATCTCAGCACTGACTGATCAGGCCGATGGACTTGAGTGCATAAGGGCCATCATCAGTGACGCAAAGAAATATCTCACCCCCAATGGCCTACTGGCGCTTGAACATGGCTTTGACCAATCGGATGCAGTGATGGGTTTGATGAGGGCTGCCGGGTTTGCTGACATTCAGGCGCACCTGGATTTGGCCGGTCATAGGCGCGTCGCCTCTGGAAGGAAAGCTGATGCCTAG
- the prfA gene encoding peptide chain release factor 1 — protein sequence MKPSMRAKLEHLDTRLAELNSLLTSEEATKDMDAYRKLTREHSDIATVVEQFGLYKQAEADAQAAEEMRKDPDMKDFADEEQKEALATMELLEGTLQKLLLPKDENDERNVFLEIRAGTGGDESALFAGDLLRMYTRFAERQGWKVEVVSAAESDLGGYKEVVLRLVGQSVYSRLKFESGGHRVQRVPQTETQGRIHTSACTVAVMPEADELEAVKINPAELRIDTFRASGAGGQHINKTDSAVRITHLPTGTVVECQDDRSQHRNREQAMKVLVSRIMDAREREKHQLEAQTRKSLIGSGDRSDRIRTYNFPQGRITDHRINLTLYKIDAMMDGDIDDLCNALASEHQAELLAALGDS from the coding sequence ATGAAGCCTAGCATGCGGGCTAAGCTAGAACATCTAGACACGCGCTTAGCCGAACTTAATTCCCTGTTAACTTCCGAAGAAGCAACCAAAGATATGGATGCCTATCGGAAACTCACGCGTGAACATTCTGATATCGCGACTGTGGTGGAGCAGTTTGGCCTCTACAAGCAAGCTGAGGCAGATGCACAAGCTGCAGAAGAAATGCGCAAAGATCCAGATATGAAGGACTTTGCCGATGAGGAGCAAAAAGAAGCCTTAGCCACCATGGAATTGCTTGAAGGAACTTTGCAAAAGCTACTACTACCTAAAGATGAAAATGATGAGCGCAATGTCTTCTTAGAAATTCGAGCAGGAACTGGTGGTGATGAAAGCGCCCTCTTTGCTGGCGATCTTTTGCGTATGTACACCCGCTTTGCAGAACGTCAAGGCTGGAAAGTAGAGGTTGTGAGTGCCGCTGAATCTGACTTGGGTGGATATAAAGAGGTTGTCCTCCGCTTGGTTGGTCAATCCGTTTATTCTCGCCTCAAGTTTGAGTCTGGAGGGCATCGCGTACAACGCGTTCCCCAGACAGAAACTCAGGGACGTATTCATACATCGGCTTGTACCGTAGCAGTGATGCCCGAAGCAGATGAATTAGAAGCCGTGAAGATTAATCCTGCTGAGTTACGCATCGATACTTTCCGCGCCTCTGGTGCTGGTGGCCAGCATATCAATAAAACTGATTCTGCCGTCCGCATCACCCACTTACCTACCGGTACAGTAGTGGAATGCCAGGATGATCGCAGCCAACATCGCAATCGTGAGCAGGCTATGAAAGTCTTAGTCTCTCGGATTATGGATGCGCGTGAGCGTGAGAAGCATCAGCTTGAAGCCCAAACCCGAAAATCCCTGATTGGCTCGGGTGATCGAAGTGATCGCATCCGTACTTATAACTTTCCACAAGGACGCATCACTGACCACCGCATCAATCTCACACTCTACAAAATAGATGCCATGATGGATGGTGACATTGATGATCTGTGCAATGCTTTAGCCTCTGAGCACCAAGCAGAACTGCTCGCCGCCCTGGGCGACAGCTAA
- the hemA gene encoding glutamyl-tRNA reductase — MKLLTLGINHHTAPVAIREKVAFDPEFLQEALHDLRQHLVGANQTGLPEATILSTCNRTEVYCAANDASAASLLHEATFDWLAKTQQVSTSSLQPHIYSLPQSDAVRHAFRVACGLDSMVIGETQILGQMKDAVRTANDAGVLGTYLNQLFQKTFAVAKEVRGSTEIGAHSISMAAASVRLTERIFEKISDQRILFIGAGDMISLCATHFVARKPKNVVIANRTIERGQELADSISAQGIDAQSFKLSELPGRLHEFDIIVSSTASSLPIIGLGMVESALKQRRHKPMVMIDLAVPRDFEPEISRLDDVYLYTVDDLGVMIQTGANLRQAAVSQAEAIIEDRVGNFMHWMQGRNTVPIIQDIQQQGERLRQLELERAMKRLMRGEDPQEVLNAMAQGLTNKFLHGSLHALQHSNGAERDALIKLLPKLFASHAKPEDH, encoded by the coding sequence ATGAAGTTGTTGACACTCGGCATCAATCATCACACAGCGCCGGTCGCCATTCGGGAAAAGGTCGCCTTCGACCCTGAATTTCTTCAAGAAGCGTTGCACGATTTACGCCAACATTTGGTTGGCGCGAATCAGACCGGCCTGCCTGAAGCAACCATCTTGTCAACCTGCAATCGTACTGAGGTTTACTGCGCAGCAAATGATGCCAGCGCTGCCAGCCTTCTTCACGAAGCTACTTTTGATTGGCTAGCCAAAACCCAACAGGTCTCAACAAGTAGTCTACAGCCCCATATTTACTCATTACCCCAATCCGATGCAGTGCGTCATGCCTTCAGGGTTGCCTGTGGCTTGGATTCCATGGTGATTGGTGAGACCCAAATTTTGGGACAAATGAAAGATGCAGTTCGGACTGCAAATGATGCGGGCGTATTGGGAACCTACCTCAATCAACTTTTTCAGAAAACATTTGCAGTAGCAAAAGAAGTGCGTGGTTCTACTGAAATTGGCGCCCATTCGATTTCAATGGCAGCTGCCTCAGTTCGTCTTACCGAAAGAATCTTTGAAAAGATTTCTGATCAGCGTATTTTGTTTATTGGTGCTGGCGACATGATCTCGCTTTGCGCGACGCATTTTGTTGCACGTAAACCAAAAAATGTAGTGATCGCCAACCGCACGATTGAACGTGGTCAAGAATTAGCAGACTCCATTTCCGCTCAAGGTATTGACGCCCAGTCCTTTAAGCTTTCAGAACTTCCTGGCCGCCTCCATGAATTTGACATTATTGTTTCTAGTACAGCTTCTTCCTTGCCGATCATTGGTCTGGGTATGGTCGAAAGTGCTCTGAAACAACGCCGCCATAAGCCGATGGTCATGATTGATCTTGCCGTACCTCGTGACTTTGAGCCCGAGATCTCTCGTTTGGACGATGTCTATCTATACACCGTAGATGATTTGGGTGTGATGATTCAAACTGGCGCTAACTTACGCCAAGCTGCAGTCAGTCAAGCCGAAGCTATTATTGAAGATCGGGTTGGGAACTTCATGCATTGGATGCAAGGACGCAATACCGTACCAATTATTCAAGATATCCAGCAGCAAGGTGAGCGCCTCAGACAACTTGAGTTAGAGCGCGCCATGAAACGTCTCATGCGTGGTGAAGACCCGCAAGAAGTGCTCAATGCCATGGCACAAGGTTTGACCAATAAATTTTTACATGGCTCGCTTCATGCCTTACAACATTCCAATGGGGCAGAACGTGATGCCCTCATTAAGCTCTTACCCAAACTATTTGCCTCCCACGCTAAGCCAGAAGACCATTAG